In the genome of Streptomyces sp. V2I9, one region contains:
- a CDS encoding FAD-dependent oxidoreductase, with product MTRPVRVAIVGAGPAGIYAADALLKSEVCQDPGVSIDLFERMPAPFGLIRYGVAPDHPRIKGIVKALHQVLDKPQIRLFGNVGYPNDIGLDDLRSFYDAVIFSTGAEADRALDIPGIQLDGSYGAAEFVSWYDGHPEVPRTWPLTAEKVAVLGVGNVALDVARVLAKTADELLPTEIPDNVYQGLKQNKALEVHVFGRRGPAQAKFSPMELRELDHSPNIEVIVNPEDIDYDEGSVATRRENKQANMVAQTLENWAIRDVGDRPHKLFLHFFESPVEILGEDGRVVGLRTERTELDGTGNVRGTGRFTDWDIQSVYRAVGYYSEELPKLPFDVASGTVPHEAGRVISGDEHMTSVYVTGWIKRGPIGLIGHTKGDANETVACLLEDRAAGRLAEPATPAPEAVEAFLESRGVRYTTWEGWHKLDAHEQALGAAQGRERIKVVEREGMLEASGAFAPAEDPADA from the coding sequence CGCGTCGCCATTGTCGGAGCCGGCCCCGCCGGTATCTACGCTGCGGACGCGCTGCTCAAATCCGAGGTCTGCCAGGACCCGGGGGTCTCGATCGACCTCTTCGAGCGGATGCCCGCGCCCTTCGGCCTGATCCGCTACGGCGTGGCCCCCGACCACCCGCGCATCAAGGGCATCGTCAAGGCCCTGCACCAGGTGCTGGACAAGCCGCAGATCCGCCTCTTCGGCAACGTCGGTTACCCGAACGACATCGGCCTGGACGACCTGCGCTCGTTCTACGACGCGGTGATCTTCTCCACCGGCGCCGAGGCCGACCGGGCGCTCGACATCCCCGGCATCCAGCTGGACGGCTCCTACGGCGCGGCCGAGTTCGTCTCCTGGTACGACGGCCACCCCGAGGTCCCGCGCACCTGGCCGCTCACCGCGGAGAAGGTCGCCGTGCTCGGCGTCGGCAACGTGGCGCTCGACGTGGCCCGCGTCCTGGCCAAGACGGCCGACGAGCTGCTGCCCACCGAGATCCCGGACAACGTGTACCAGGGCCTCAAGCAGAACAAGGCGCTGGAGGTGCACGTGTTCGGGCGGCGCGGACCGGCCCAGGCCAAGTTCAGCCCGATGGAGCTGCGGGAGCTGGACCACTCCCCCAACATCGAGGTCATCGTCAACCCCGAGGACATCGACTACGACGAGGGGTCCGTCGCCACCCGCCGGGAGAACAAGCAGGCCAACATGGTCGCGCAGACCCTGGAGAACTGGGCGATCCGCGATGTCGGCGACCGCCCGCACAAGCTCTTCCTGCACTTCTTCGAGTCCCCGGTCGAGATCCTCGGCGAGGACGGCAGGGTCGTGGGGCTGCGCACCGAGCGCACCGAGCTGGACGGCACCGGCAACGTGCGGGGCACCGGCCGGTTCACCGACTGGGACATCCAGAGCGTCTACCGCGCCGTCGGCTACTACTCGGAGGAGCTGCCCAAGCTCCCCTTCGACGTGGCCTCCGGCACCGTCCCGCACGAGGCCGGGCGCGTCATCTCCGGGGACGAGCACATGACCTCGGTCTACGTCACCGGCTGGATCAAGCGCGGTCCGATCGGCCTGATCGGCCACACCAAGGGCGACGCCAACGAGACGGTCGCCTGCCTCCTGGAGGACCGCGCCGCCGGCCGTCTGGCCGAGCCGGCCACCCCCGCCCCGGAGGCCGTCGAGGCGTTCCTGGAGAGCCGCGGCGTGCGCTACACGACCTGGGAGGGCTGGCACAAGCTGGACGCCCACGAGCAGGCGCTGGGCGCGGCGCAGGGCCGTGAGCGGATCAAGGTCGTGGAGCGTGAGGGCATGCTGGAGGCCTCCGGCGCCTTCGCACCGGCCGAGGACCCCGCCGACGCCTGA